From Verrucomicrobiia bacterium, a single genomic window includes:
- a CDS encoding esterase, translating into MDFSRWACVMVACGLGQTVWGADAPRPTRPSRPPVVVSPEVHADGRVTLRLLAPRAQEVEATGPWGSGRTPLTREENGVWSITVGPVVPGVHEYSFQVDGMTLLDPANPAIKPMRQPRTSILHLPGNPPLIHDFRDVPHGTVHHHTYWSKSLGRPRELVVYTPPGYERESNRRYPVLYLFHGSGDTQATWTVHGKAHWILDNLLAEEKARPMVVAMLDGHAVVRPGAWGTNSAAFERDLVEDALPYVEERYRVATDAAGRAIAGLSMGGEQSLRIGLNRYDQFAWIAGFSSAAPGKESIGRALSEPQAANEAIRLLWIGCGKDDFLLDRNEALIEALKAAGVRHEWHLTEGNHSWPVWRRYLAELYPRLFR; encoded by the coding sequence ATGGACTTCTCCCGATGGGCCTGCGTGATGGTGGCGTGTGGACTGGGACAAACGGTGTGGGGGGCGGATGCTCCGCGGCCAACGCGACCCTCCCGACCGCCGGTGGTGGTGTCGCCGGAGGTGCATGCCGACGGGCGGGTGACGCTGCGGTTGCTGGCACCGCGGGCGCAGGAGGTGGAAGCGACGGGTCCGTGGGGCTCGGGGCGGACGCCGTTGACCCGGGAGGAGAACGGGGTGTGGAGCATCACGGTGGGGCCCGTGGTGCCCGGGGTGCATGAGTACAGTTTTCAGGTGGACGGGATGACCTTACTGGATCCGGCCAACCCGGCGATCAAGCCAATGCGGCAACCGCGGACGAGCATTCTGCACCTTCCGGGGAATCCGCCTTTGATCCACGACTTCCGGGACGTCCCGCATGGCACGGTGCACCACCACACCTACTGGTCGAAGTCCCTGGGGCGCCCCCGGGAACTGGTGGTGTACACACCGCCGGGGTACGAGAGGGAATCGAACCGCCGATACCCGGTGCTGTATTTGTTCCACGGGTCCGGCGACACCCAGGCGACCTGGACGGTCCATGGCAAGGCGCACTGGATTCTCGACAACCTGCTGGCCGAAGAAAAGGCGCGCCCGATGGTGGTGGCCATGCTGGACGGGCACGCTGTGGTGCGGCCGGGGGCGTGGGGGACCAATTCGGCGGCGTTCGAGCGGGACCTGGTCGAAGACGCGCTGCCCTATGTCGAGGAACGGTACCGGGTGGCGACCGACGCCGCGGGGCGGGCCATTGCGGGATTGAGCATGGGCGGGGAACAATCGTTGCGCATCGGATTGAACCGGTACGATCAGTTCGCCTGGATTGCGGGCTTCAGCTCAGCGGCACCGGGGAAGGAATCCATCGGGCGGGCGCTGTCGGAACCGCAGGCGGCGAATGAGGCGATCCGGCTGCTGTGGATCGGGTGCGGCAAGGACGATTTTCTCCTCGATCGCAACGAAGCCCTCATCGAGGCGCTGAAGGCGGCGGGGGTGCGCCATGAGTGGCATCTGACGGAAGGCAACCATAGCTGGCCGGTCTGGCGCCGGTATCTCGCGGAGTTGTATCCGCGGCTGTTCCGATAG
- a CDS encoding PSD1 domain-containing protein, giving the protein MFTRRRPLLPRALLSVSLAGVLAGVLAGVAVCGAEPVPIDFNRDIRPILSDHCFTCHGPDENARKGRLRLDTREGALDRGRSREYAVVPGDSEGSEIIRRLTSDDPDEVMPPPQSPRKVTPGQVALLRRWIDEGAPWSRHWAFETPRRPPLPPATPADRNPIDAFLQHRLAREGLSPSPEAPRATLIRRVTLDLTGLPPSPEDIGSFVADPHPNAYERLVDRLLASPRYGERMAWEWLEAARYADSNGYQGDAERTMWPWRDWVVEAFNRNLPYDTFTVWQIAGDRLPDPTHEQRLATGFLRNHMINGEGGRIAEENRIEYLFDQTETVATVWLGATFNCSRCHDHKYDPYSQQDYFSLFAFFDRTRVDGSGGSPQTPPVLEVPTPEQTRRLAAANAHLAAVAATVAALESERFPRDAGQPAHTSPKAEGLPREILDILRSAPPDRDPGRLEKLAGHWRTDDPDYAAQLEALRQVRQERDAASRSIPRVMVMEDLPEPRTTHLLDRGSYLSPTVEVPMAYPATLTRGDEPPPSDRLDLARWLVHPEHPLTARVTVNRFWQTFFGIGLVRTSEDFGVQGEPPVHPELLDWLATEFVASGWDVKRLVRLMVTSAAYRQSSKVTPELHERDPENRLLARAPRHRLPSWMIRDAALAAAGLLGDAVGGPPVHPYQPPGVWEEVTFGNKKYRQDHGADLYRRSLYVFWRRIVAPTMFFDVASRQVCTVKTPRTNVPLHALLTLNDIAYLEAARVLAGNVLLAAHSDPDRIDLASRRVLARAAQPSEREILLRALHRHRRHYAADPVAAAALLDVGEAPRDPALDPVELAAWTLLCHTVLNLDEALNKE; this is encoded by the coding sequence ATGTTCACCCGGCGTCGCCCCCTCCTCCCCAGGGCGCTCTTGTCCGTCAGCCTGGCCGGGGTTCTTGCCGGGGTTCTTGCCGGCGTTGCCGTCTGTGGCGCGGAGCCGGTCCCCATCGACTTCAATCGCGACATCCGGCCCATCCTGTCGGACCACTGCTTCACCTGCCATGGCCCCGACGAGAACGCCCGCAAGGGAAGGCTCCGCCTCGACACGCGGGAAGGTGCTCTCGACCGCGGACGAAGCCGCGAGTACGCCGTGGTTCCCGGCGACAGCGAAGGCAGCGAGATCATTCGCCGGCTCACCAGCGATGACCCCGATGAAGTCATGCCGCCGCCGCAGTCCCCGCGGAAGGTCACCCCCGGGCAGGTCGCGCTGCTCCGCCGCTGGATCGATGAAGGGGCCCCGTGGAGCCGGCATTGGGCCTTCGAGACGCCGCGCCGCCCGCCGCTGCCCCCCGCGACGCCCGCCGATCGCAATCCCATCGACGCCTTCCTCCAGCACCGCCTCGCCCGCGAAGGACTGAGCCCTTCGCCCGAGGCTCCCCGTGCCACGCTCATCCGGCGGGTCACCCTCGATCTCACCGGGCTGCCGCCCTCCCCGGAAGACATTGGATCCTTTGTCGCCGATCCCCATCCGAACGCCTACGAGCGCCTGGTGGATCGGCTGCTCGCCTCGCCCCGCTACGGCGAGCGCATGGCCTGGGAGTGGCTCGAAGCGGCCCGTTACGCCGATTCCAACGGGTACCAGGGCGACGCCGAACGCACCATGTGGCCCTGGCGCGACTGGGTGGTGGAGGCCTTCAACCGCAATCTCCCCTACGACACCTTCACGGTCTGGCAGATCGCCGGCGACCGCCTTCCCGATCCCACCCACGAACAGCGCCTCGCCACCGGCTTTCTCCGTAATCACATGATCAATGGCGAGGGAGGGCGCATCGCCGAGGAAAACCGCATCGAGTATCTCTTCGACCAGACCGAGACCGTGGCCACCGTCTGGCTGGGCGCCACCTTCAACTGCTCCCGGTGCCACGATCACAAGTACGACCCCTACTCCCAGCAGGATTATTTCAGCCTCTTTGCCTTCTTCGACCGGACCCGCGTGGACGGCAGTGGCGGCAGTCCCCAGACGCCGCCCGTGCTCGAGGTCCCCACCCCGGAACAGACGCGGCGCCTCGCCGCGGCCAACGCCCATCTGGCCGCCGTCGCCGCCACCGTCGCCGCCCTCGAATCGGAACGGTTCCCCCGCGACGCCGGTCAACCGGCCCACACCTCGCCCAAGGCGGAAGGTCTTCCCCGTGAAATCCTCGACATCCTCCGCAGCGCGCCTCCCGACCGCGACCCGGGACGCCTCGAGAAACTGGCCGGTCACTGGCGCACCGACGATCCGGACTACGCCGCCCAGCTCGAGGCCCTGCGCCAGGTGCGGCAGGAACGCGATGCCGCCTCGCGTTCGATCCCCCGCGTGATGGTCATGGAGGACCTGCCGGAGCCCCGCACCACCCACCTCCTCGATCGCGGCAGTTATCTGAGCCCCACCGTCGAAGTCCCCATGGCCTACCCCGCCACCCTGACCCGTGGCGACGAACCGCCTCCCTCCGACCGCCTCGACCTCGCCCGCTGGCTGGTTCATCCGGAGCATCCCCTCACCGCCCGGGTCACGGTGAACCGCTTCTGGCAGACGTTCTTCGGAATCGGCCTGGTTCGCACCTCCGAGGACTTCGGCGTCCAGGGGGAGCCGCCCGTTCACCCGGAGCTTCTCGACTGGCTGGCCACCGAGTTCGTGGCCAGCGGCTGGGATGTGAAACGCCTGGTCCGCCTCATGGTCACCAGCGCCGCCTACCGCCAGTCCTCGAAGGTCACCCCCGAACTCCATGAGCGGGATCCGGAAAACCGCCTTCTCGCCCGCGCCCCGCGCCACCGCCTGCCCTCTTGGATGATCCGCGACGCCGCCCTTGCCGCCGCCGGCCTGCTGGGCGACGCGGTCGGCGGTCCGCCCGTTCATCCCTACCAGCCGCCCGGCGTCTGGGAGGAGGTCACCTTCGGGAACAAGAAGTACCGCCAGGACCACGGCGCCGACCTCTACCGCCGCAGCCTCTACGTCTTCTGGCGCCGCATCGTCGCACCCACGATGTTCTTCGATGTCGCCAGCCGCCAGGTCTGCACCGTCAAGACCCCGCGCACCAATGTCCCCCTCCACGCGCTTCTGACCCTCAACGACATCGCCTACCTCGAAGCCGCCCGTGTGCTGGCCGGGAACGTCCTGCTCGCGGCGCACAGCGACCCCGACCGCATCGATCTCGCCTCACGGCGGGTCCTGGCCCGCGCCGCCCAGCCCTCCGAACGCGAGATCCTCCTCCGCGCCCTGCACCGGCACCGCCGCCATTACGCCGCCGATCCCGTCGCCGCCGCCGCCCTGCTCGACGTCGGCGAAGCCCCCCGCGATCCCGCCCTCGATCCGGTCGAACTCGCCGCCTGGACCCTCCTCTGCCATACCGTCCTCAACCTCGACGAAGCCCTGAACAAGGAATGA
- a CDS encoding DUF1501 domain-containing protein — protein MSLPSHPVAEHHRLLARRTFLTRSATALGMASLARLLGRDRLLADPSPRPTDPAGRPMPLPGLPHHAPRARRVIYLFQNGAPTHVDLFDYKPRLRELHGRPVPDAYVAGKRFSTMTGKPDGKLLLAPVEPFHQHGQCGAWVSEFLPHTARIVDDLCFVKSLHTDSVNHAPGISLLLSGAELPGRPALGAWLTYGLGSDNENLPAYVVMTSVSKGTTCGQIFYDFYWGSGFLPSRYQGVKFRGSGEPVLYLGNPAGLDPATRRAMLDDLAELNHLKLRDHGDPEIATRIAQYEMAFRMQTSVPELTDLSDEPQSVLDLYGPAVREQGTYAYNCLMARRLIERGVRCVQVMHAGWDQHNSLTTELYTQCRDTDQPSAGLVTDLKQRGLLDDTLVVWGGEFGRTPFLQGNLDDRPRWGRDHHPYAFTSWLAGGGVKPGHTYGETDDLGMNVVRDPVHVHDFQATLLHLLGIDHERLTYRFQGRHFRLTDVHGHVVTSLLV, from the coding sequence ATGAGCCTCCCCTCCCATCCCGTCGCCGAACACCACCGCCTCCTGGCGCGCCGCACCTTCCTCACCCGCTCGGCCACCGCCCTCGGCATGGCCTCCCTCGCCCGGCTCCTCGGTCGCGACCGGCTCCTCGCCGACCCGTCGCCCCGCCCCACGGACCCCGCCGGAAGGCCCATGCCGCTTCCCGGCCTCCCGCACCACGCCCCCCGCGCCCGCCGCGTCATCTACCTCTTCCAGAATGGCGCCCCCACCCACGTCGATCTCTTCGACTACAAGCCACGCCTTCGCGAACTCCATGGCCGGCCCGTCCCCGACGCCTATGTCGCCGGGAAACGGTTCAGCACCATGACCGGCAAGCCCGATGGCAAGCTCCTCCTCGCCCCTGTCGAACCCTTCCACCAGCACGGCCAGTGCGGCGCCTGGGTCAGCGAGTTCCTCCCCCACACGGCCCGCATCGTCGATGACCTCTGCTTCGTCAAGAGCCTCCACACCGATTCCGTCAACCACGCCCCGGGCATCTCCCTGCTCCTCAGCGGCGCCGAACTTCCCGGACGCCCCGCCCTCGGCGCCTGGCTCACCTACGGCCTCGGCAGCGACAACGAAAACCTCCCCGCCTACGTCGTCATGACGTCCGTCAGCAAAGGCACCACCTGCGGACAGATCTTCTACGACTTCTACTGGGGCTCCGGTTTCCTCCCCTCCCGCTATCAGGGCGTGAAGTTCCGCGGCAGCGGCGAACCCGTCCTTTACCTCGGCAACCCCGCCGGCCTCGACCCCGCCACCCGGCGCGCCATGCTTGATGACCTCGCCGAACTCAACCACCTCAAGCTCCGCGACCACGGCGACCCCGAAATCGCCACCCGCATCGCCCAGTACGAGATGGCGTTCCGCATGCAGACCAGCGTCCCGGAACTCACCGATCTCTCCGACGAGCCGCAATCCGTCCTCGACCTCTACGGCCCCGCCGTCCGCGAACAGGGCACCTACGCCTACAACTGCCTCATGGCCCGGCGCCTCATCGAACGCGGCGTCCGCTGTGTCCAGGTCATGCACGCCGGCTGGGACCAGCACAACAGCCTCACCACCGAGCTCTACACCCAGTGCCGTGACACCGACCAGCCGTCCGCCGGACTCGTCACCGACCTCAAACAGCGCGGTCTCCTCGACGACACCCTCGTCGTCTGGGGCGGCGAGTTCGGGCGCACCCCCTTCCTCCAGGGCAACCTTGACGACCGCCCCCGCTGGGGCCGCGATCATCACCCCTACGCCTTCACGTCCTGGCTCGCCGGCGGCGGGGTCAAACCCGGACACACCTACGGCGAAACCGACGACCTCGGCATGAACGTCGTCCGCGACCCCGTCCATGTGCACGACTTCCAGGCGACCCTCCTCCATCTCCTCGGCATCGACCACGAACGCCTCACCTACCGGTTTCAGGGACGCCACTTCCGCCTCACCGACGTCCACGGCCACGTGGTCACCTCCCTCCTGGTCTGA